One window of Vespa velutina chromosome 2, iVesVel2.1, whole genome shotgun sequence genomic DNA carries:
- the LOC124946525 gene encoding REST corepressor 2 isoform X2, whose product MVLAERNSENVRNGRRSRGPSPNGQTESSSEEDGVPAEKIRVGRDFQVIVPEFVPINERRLDQCPDRALLVWSPTTDIPDQKLDEYIILAKEKYGYNGEQALGMLFWHKHNLERAVLDLANFTPFPDEWTVEDKVLFEQAFQFHGKSFHRIRQMLPDKSIASLVKYYYSWKKTRTRTSLMDRQARKLTSGGKEGENGSENGSELGSNTDSESEEKGSCSNCGVACNSVRATPKGHACHSCYLHWRRTGVARPLSSMPGRTNKRKPPRGLVVNHDDLAALAGQPNQANNSLQAIDTEIVSLKRQIQSNKQQVSALKRKTTDGIDDLRPPEVSSRINARWTNDELLLAVQGVRKYGKDFSAIADVIGTKTEAHLRSFFVNYRRRYNLDAVLKEYEAENGPILIDDDKEEKMDVDQPNEVAESSQKAKTSSGLGQTAK is encoded by the exons ATGGTTTTAGCAGAACGCAACTCAGAAAATGTTAGAAATGGTCGAAGATCAAGAGGTCCCAGCCCTAATGGACAGACGGAATCTTCAAGTGAAGAAGACGGAG ttcCAGCTGAGAAAATACGTGTTGGCAGAGACTTCCAAGTTATAGTACCAGAATTTGTTCCTATCAACG AACGCAGACTAGATCAATGCCCTGATAGAGCTTTACTGGTTTGGTCTCCTACGACTGATATACCAGATCAAAAAT TggatgaatatataatattagcaaaagaaaaatatgggTATAATGGTGAGCAGGCTTTGGGAATGTTATTTTGGCATAAACATAATTTAGAACGTGCAGTATTAGATTTAGCAAATTTTACACCATTTCCTGATGAATGGACTGTTGAAGATAAGGTGTTATTCGAACAAGCATTTCAGTTTCATGGGAAGAGTTTTCACCGTATTCGACAAATG TTGCCTGATAAGTCAATTGCCAGTCttgtaaaatattactatAGTTGGAAAAAGACAAGAACTAGGACATCATTGATGGATAGACAGGCAAGAAAATTAACAAGTGGTggaaaagaaggggaaaatgGCAGCGAGAATGGAAGTGAGTTAGGCTCAAATACAGACAGCGAAtctgaagaaaaa GGCTCGTGTAGCAACTGTGGCGTCGCTTGCAATAGTGTACGTGCGACTCCGAAGGGACACGCGTGTCATAGCTGCTATCTGCACTGGAG GCGTACTGGTGTAGCAAGACCTCTAAGTTCTATGCCAGGTCgtacaaacaaaagaaaaccaCCTCGCGGATTGGTTGTAAATCATGATGACTTGGCAGCATTGGCTGGTCAACCAAATCAAGCTAACAACAGCTTACAAGCTATCGACACAGAGATTGTTAGCCTAAAACGTCAA atACAGTCAAACAAGCAACAAGTAAGTGCTTTAAAACGTAAGACAACTGATGGAATAGACGATTTACGACCACCAGAAGTATCTAGTCGTATAAATGCACGATGGACGAATGATGAATTACTGTTAGCTGTTCAAGGAGTTAGAAAATACGGCAAAGATTTCTCTGCAATTGCTGATGTAATTGGTACTAAAACAGAAGCACATTTACGGTCATTCTTTGTAAATTATCGACGAAGGTACAATTTAGATGCCGTTCTAAAAGAATATGAAGCTGAGAATGGTCCGATACTAattgatgatgataaagaagaaaag ATGGATGTCGACCAACCAAATGAAGTGGCAGAGTCATCACAAAAAGCGAAAACATCAAGCGGTTTAGGACAAACTGCAAAATAA
- the LOC124946525 gene encoding REST corepressor 3 isoform X1 — MVLAERNSENVRNGRRSRGPSPNGQTESSSEEDGVPAEKIRVGRDFQVIVPEFVPINERRLDQCPDRALLVWSPTTDIPDQKLDEYIILAKEKYGYNGEQALGMLFWHKHNLERAVLDLANFTPFPDEWTVEDKVLFEQAFQFHGKSFHRIRQMLPDKSIASLVKYYYSWKKTRTRTSLMDRQARKLTSGGKEGENGSENGSELGSNTDSESEEKKWTIHRGIRRGKNQAVPGSQSTDAKAPSDSENAPQVQGSCSNCGVACNSVRATPKGHACHSCYLHWRRTGVARPLSSMPGRTNKRKPPRGLVVNHDDLAALAGQPNQANNSLQAIDTEIVSLKRQIQSNKQQVSALKRKTTDGIDDLRPPEVSSRINARWTNDELLLAVQGVRKYGKDFSAIADVIGTKTEAHLRSFFVNYRRRYNLDAVLKEYEAENGPILIDDDKEEKMDVDQPNEVAESSQKAKTSSGLGQTAK; from the exons ATGGTTTTAGCAGAACGCAACTCAGAAAATGTTAGAAATGGTCGAAGATCAAGAGGTCCCAGCCCTAATGGACAGACGGAATCTTCAAGTGAAGAAGACGGAG ttcCAGCTGAGAAAATACGTGTTGGCAGAGACTTCCAAGTTATAGTACCAGAATTTGTTCCTATCAACG AACGCAGACTAGATCAATGCCCTGATAGAGCTTTACTGGTTTGGTCTCCTACGACTGATATACCAGATCAAAAAT TggatgaatatataatattagcaaaagaaaaatatgggTATAATGGTGAGCAGGCTTTGGGAATGTTATTTTGGCATAAACATAATTTAGAACGTGCAGTATTAGATTTAGCAAATTTTACACCATTTCCTGATGAATGGACTGTTGAAGATAAGGTGTTATTCGAACAAGCATTTCAGTTTCATGGGAAGAGTTTTCACCGTATTCGACAAATG TTGCCTGATAAGTCAATTGCCAGTCttgtaaaatattactatAGTTGGAAAAAGACAAGAACTAGGACATCATTGATGGATAGACAGGCAAGAAAATTAACAAGTGGTggaaaagaaggggaaaatgGCAGCGAGAATGGAAGTGAGTTAGGCTCAAATACAGACAGCGAAtctgaagaaaaa AAATGGACGATCCACCGCGGAATACGTCGTGGAAAGAACCAAGCTGTGCCAGGAAGCCAAAGCACTGACGCTAAGGCCCCATCCGACTCGGAAAACGCCCCTCAGGTTCAG GGCTCGTGTAGCAACTGTGGCGTCGCTTGCAATAGTGTACGTGCGACTCCGAAGGGACACGCGTGTCATAGCTGCTATCTGCACTGGAG GCGTACTGGTGTAGCAAGACCTCTAAGTTCTATGCCAGGTCgtacaaacaaaagaaaaccaCCTCGCGGATTGGTTGTAAATCATGATGACTTGGCAGCATTGGCTGGTCAACCAAATCAAGCTAACAACAGCTTACAAGCTATCGACACAGAGATTGTTAGCCTAAAACGTCAA atACAGTCAAACAAGCAACAAGTAAGTGCTTTAAAACGTAAGACAACTGATGGAATAGACGATTTACGACCACCAGAAGTATCTAGTCGTATAAATGCACGATGGACGAATGATGAATTACTGTTAGCTGTTCAAGGAGTTAGAAAATACGGCAAAGATTTCTCTGCAATTGCTGATGTAATTGGTACTAAAACAGAAGCACATTTACGGTCATTCTTTGTAAATTATCGACGAAGGTACAATTTAGATGCCGTTCTAAAAGAATATGAAGCTGAGAATGGTCCGATACTAattgatgatgataaagaagaaaag ATGGATGTCGACCAACCAAATGAAGTGGCAGAGTCATCACAAAAAGCGAAAACATCAAGCGGTTTAGGACAAACTGCAAAATAA
- the LOC124947159 gene encoding diphthine--ammonia ligase — protein sequence MKVVALLSGGKDSCFNMMQCIAAGHDVVAIANLYPVGKDELDSFMFQTVGHQGVDYIAEAMGLPIYREPTFGRSKMQEKLYYPTEDDEVEDLFRLLNKVKKQENIEGVSSGAVLSDYQRIRVENVCSRLGLISLSYLWRREQEDLLKEMIENSINAVIIKVAALGLEPRHLGKSILELQSHFAKIKEKYGVNVCGEGGEYETFTLDCPLFSKSIIIDKYESVVHSNDDIAPVGYLNFKKIHLRDKNNGLDMLSLRERLKTVSVKTPYDYISEVVGPELQDGCNLSEDETDEQACDEHNMKASNSGHFNPPSPVQVLYEEEDYPDIPVINKNQTGWFWFGGIAGKQSDAKSAMKEALEKLSSLVKKENLQISDIVAVTLYIKDMTNYASINEVYTSWLNKTNPPVRVCIECPLNIHVILDAIAYKEIQDCSDKKIHKRHTMHVQSISHWAPANIGPYSQAVRVGDIISVAGQIPLVPGSMTLLDLNIKRQCRLTLRHIDRIVKAMDANTQLRDIVQGICFLTHPSYIPDARKEWEKRTNNAIVDYIVVPHLPRDAQVEWCVWAHRDNNRFEYEETGKCVGNFKVAIRRRWNYENNVSAIVCYLSTGSSNSTGNLAAETNLLSTELTTAELTEAFEYLLCKLTKGTQTINPTCNLRIFYKVGSSPGPNFVHNVLSQFSTRNLVSTIIPATHLHNFSTFLSICGIRHE from the exons atgaaggtAGTAGCATTATTAAGTGGCGGTAAAGACTCTTGTTTTAATATGATGCAATGTATTGCTGCTGGTCATGATGTTGTAGCTATAGCTAATTTATACCCTGTTGGAAAAG ATGAATTAGATTCTTTTATGTTTCAAACAGTAGGACATCAAGGTGTTGATTATATTGCTGAAGCTATGGGTTTACCAATATATCGTGAACCAACGTTTGGTAGATCAAAAATGCaagaaaaactttattatccaACTGAAGATGATGAAGTTGAAGATCTCTTTCGGcttttaaataaagtaaaa aaacaagaaaatatagaaggtGTGTCCAGCGGAGCTGTTCTTAGTGATTATCAGCGAATTCGTGTGGAAAATGT gtGTAGCCGTCTAGGACTTATTTCTCTATCATATTTATGGCGACGAGAACAAGAGGATTTGTTAAAAGAGATGatagaaaattcaataaatgcAGTTATAATCAAAGTGGCAGCTTTAGGTCTGGAGCCAAGACATTTGGGTAAATCTATCTTGGAATTGCAATCTCACTTTGCCAAAATA aaagaaaagtatgGTGTGAATGTATGTGGGGAAGGAGGAGAATATGAAACTTTTACATTGGACTGTCCATTATTTAGCAAAAGTATCATAAT agataaatatGAAAGTGTAGTACATTCAAATGATGATATAGCACCTGTTGGATATcttaattttaagaaaatacatctacgagataaaaat AATGGTTTAGACATGTTATCACTACGAGAGCGCCTTAAAACTGTTTCGGTTAAAACTCCATATGACTACATTTCTGAAGTTGTTGGACCAGAATTGCAAGATGGGTGTAATTTATCTGAAGACGAAACTGACGAACAAGCATGTGACGAACATAATATGAAAGCTTCTAATTCTg GCCATTTTAATCCCCCAAGTCCAGTACAAGTCTTATATGAAGAAGAGGATTATCCAGACATACCagttattaacaaaaatcaaACGGGTTGGTTTTGGTTTGGTGGTATAGCAGGAAAACAGTCAGATGCAAAATCTGCAATGAAAGAAGCTCTGGAAAAATTAAGCA GTCtagtcaaaaaagaaaatcttcaaaTATCTGATATTGTTGCtgtaacattatatataaaggatatgaCAAATTATGCCTCTATAAATGAAGTATACACATCTTGGTTGAACAAAACAAATCCACCAGTTCGTGTATGCATAGAATGTCCATTAAATATACATGTTATACTTGATGCTATAGCTTATAAAGAGATACAAGACTGTAGTGATAAAAAGATACATAAACGGCATACAATGCATGTTCAAAGTATTAGCCATTGGGCTCCTGCTAATATTGGTCCTTATTCTCAAGCTGTTCGc GTGGGTGATATCATATCAGTTGCTGGACAAATACCTTTGGTGCCTGGTAGTATGACTCTTCTTGACTTGAACATAAAAAGGCAGTGCCGTCTGACATTAAGGCATATAGATCGCATTGTTAAAGCTATGGATGCAAATACGCAGCTTAGAGATATTGTACAgggaatttgttttttaactcATCCGAGTTATATACCAGATGCGCGTAAAGAATGGGAAAAACGAACTAATAATGCAATTGTAGATTATATTGTTGTTCCACATCTCCCACGAGATGCTCAAGTTGAATGGTGTGTGTGGGCACATAGGGATAATAATAGATTTGAGT ATGAAGAAACAGGAAAATGTGTTGGTAATTTTAAAGTTGCTATAAGGCGAAGAtggaattatgaaaataatgtttctGCAATTGTATGCTACTTATCAACAG GTTCATCCAATTCTACTGGCAATTTAGCAGCAGAGACAAACTTGCTTTCTACGGAATTGACTACAGCAGAATTAACAGAAGCATTCGAATAtcttttatgtaaattaacaAAAGGGACACAAACTATTAATCCTACGTGTAATTTGCGAATTTTCTACAAAGTTGGTTCCTCACCTGGTCCAAATTTTGTTCATAATGTTTTGTCACAATTTTCAACGCGAAATTTGGTTAGCACTATTATACCAGCAACTCATCTTCATAATTTTAGCACTTTCTTATCTATATGTGGTATTAGGCATGAGTAA